A single Acidobacteriota bacterium DNA region contains:
- a CDS encoding response regulator transcription factor gives MNEPARILLVEDEPGLQLTLSDRLRREGYHVETAGDGATGLDKAASGEFDLVLLDVMLPRKNGFDVLRDLRQRGVETPVIMLTARGQVVDTVVGLKLGADDYLSKPFEMMELLARVEARLRRRSTPPAVTPASEGHEFGDVRVDYRSAEVFRGADRVELSAREYQLLRYLIEHRNEVVSRDQLLNEVWGYNAMPSTRTVDVHVAWLRQKIEPNPRHPQFLLTVHGLGYRFVG, from the coding sequence GTGAACGAGCCCGCCCGCATCCTGCTCGTCGAGGACGAACCCGGCCTGCAGCTCACGCTCTCCGATCGGCTGCGCCGCGAGGGCTATCACGTCGAGACGGCCGGCGACGGCGCGACGGGCCTCGACAAGGCGGCGTCGGGCGAGTTCGATCTCGTGCTGCTCGACGTGATGCTGCCGCGCAAGAACGGGTTCGACGTGCTGCGCGACCTGCGTCAGCGCGGCGTCGAGACGCCCGTCATCATGCTCACGGCGCGCGGGCAGGTGGTGGACACGGTGGTGGGGCTCAAGCTCGGCGCCGACGACTACCTGTCAAAGCCGTTCGAGATGATGGAGCTGCTCGCGCGCGTCGAGGCGCGCCTGCGCCGTCGGTCCACGCCGCCGGCCGTCACGCCCGCCAGCGAAGGACACGAGTTCGGGGACGTCCGCGTGGACTACCGCAGTGCGGAGGTCTTCAGAGGGGCCGATCGCGTGGAGCTCTCGGCGCGCGAGTACCAGCTGCTGCGATACCTGATCGAGCACCGCAACGAGGTCGTCTCACGCGATCAGCTGCTCAACGAGGTGTGGGGCTACAACGCGATGCCGTCGACGCGCACCGTCGACGTCCACGTGGCCTGGCTCAGGCAGAAGATCGAGCCCAATCCCCGCCATCCCCAGTTCCTCCTGACCGTCCACGGCCTGGGCTACCGCTTCGTCGGCTGA
- a CDS encoding aminotransferase class V-fold PLP-dependent enzyme, translating to MARAAEQVRGRTAADVAADEDFWREVQLGFTLDRTVINLNNGGVCPSPRVVHEALKRYLDHANQAPVFNMWQEQEPNLERVRQGLALDAGCDPEELAITRNASEALQIAQLGIDLRPGDEVVTTTQDYGRMLDTWEQRVRRDGISLKKVTFPVPPPSMDDLTQRLTSAIGPKTKVLHFCHITNLTGQIFPVADICRIARARGVQTIVDGAHAFGHFPFEISDLGCDYYGTSLHKWLLAPIGTGFLYARRERIESLWPLTPAAASKARDIRKFEEIGTHPAANHNAVAEARVFHQTIGVQRKVARLRYLRDRWMRRLADHPGTTIHTSFDPAQSGAIGNLGTPGVDPARLAAHLYADHRIIVTPIKHPEFEGIRVTPNVYTTLEEVDTFATTMERILERGLPATA from the coding sequence ATGGCGCGCGCGGCCGAGCAGGTGCGCGGACGAACGGCAGCCGACGTTGCGGCAGACGAGGATTTCTGGCGCGAGGTGCAGCTCGGGTTCACGCTCGATCGCACCGTCATCAACCTGAACAACGGCGGTGTCTGTCCGAGCCCGCGCGTGGTGCACGAGGCGCTCAAGCGCTACCTCGACCACGCCAACCAGGCGCCCGTGTTCAACATGTGGCAGGAGCAGGAGCCCAACCTCGAACGCGTCAGGCAGGGTCTGGCGCTCGACGCGGGCTGCGACCCCGAAGAGCTGGCGATCACCCGTAACGCGAGCGAGGCGCTGCAGATCGCTCAGCTCGGCATCGACCTTCGGCCGGGCGACGAGGTGGTGACCACCACCCAGGACTACGGCCGCATGCTCGATACGTGGGAACAGCGCGTCCGCCGCGACGGCATCTCGCTGAAGAAGGTCACGTTCCCCGTGCCGCCGCCGTCCATGGACGACCTCACCCAGCGGCTCACCAGCGCCATCGGGCCGAAGACGAAGGTCCTCCACTTCTGTCACATAACCAATTTGACGGGTCAGATCTTCCCTGTCGCCGACATCTGTCGCATCGCCAGGGCGCGCGGCGTCCAGACGATCGTGGATGGCGCGCACGCTTTCGGGCACTTCCCCTTCGAAATCAGCGACCTCGGCTGCGACTACTACGGCACCAGCCTCCACAAGTGGCTGCTGGCCCCCATCGGCACCGGCTTCCTCTACGCGCGCCGCGAGCGAATCGAGTCACTCTGGCCGCTCACGCCGGCCGCCGCGTCGAAGGCGCGCGACATCCGCAAGTTCGAGGAGATCGGCACGCATCCGGCCGCCAATCACAACGCGGTGGCCGAAGCGCGCGTGTTCCACCAGACCATCGGCGTCCAACGGAAGGTCGCGCGGCTGCGGTACCTGCGCGACCGCTGGATGCGTCGGCTCGCGGATCATCCCGGCACCACCATCCACACGAGCTTCGACCCGGCGCAGAGCGGCGCCATCGGCAATCTCGGCACGCCTGGCGTCGACCCCGCCCGCCTCGCCGCCCACCTCTACGCGGACCACCGCATCATCGTGACGCCCATCAAGCACCCCGAGTTCGAAGGCATCCGCGTAACGCCGAACGTCTATACGACTCTCGAGGAAGTCGACACGTTCGCGACGACGATGGAGCGGATTCTGGAGCGCGGTCTGCCGGCAACGGCGTAG
- a CDS encoding EamA family transporter has translation MSPPDPSVRRWAWAAFIAVCIFWGTTYLGIKIALETVPPFLLGGMRFTLAGSVLAIALRFLGHQWPDFRRAPTFLAIGLAMLGFGNGGVVWAEQFMASGLVAILVASTPFWMVGIEAIAGGDRLTRRTIGGLLVGFGGILLLVWPDLTHALTETTGRTWVGGLIATQLAGIGWAVGSTISKQRLRDVDPLVASAFQMLAGGLLMLVVGGSLGEFGRLAWSGRTIAAVVYLFFAGSLIGFVAYTYALRHLPISVVSLYPYVNPIVAVLLGTWILHEPLTWRIAAAIAVILTGSAIVSRGPKAGHRSPGTGHRIERTASENGAPREGRECHDAGSVGG, from the coding sequence ATGTCCCCGCCCGATCCATCAGTCCGACGTTGGGCGTGGGCGGCGTTCATTGCGGTCTGCATTTTCTGGGGTACAACCTATCTTGGCATCAAGATCGCCCTCGAGACTGTTCCGCCGTTCCTGCTCGGGGGGATGCGCTTCACGCTGGCGGGGTCGGTACTGGCGATCGCACTGCGGTTCCTGGGCCATCAGTGGCCTGACTTCAGGCGCGCACCAACATTTCTGGCTATTGGCCTAGCGATGCTTGGCTTCGGGAACGGCGGCGTGGTGTGGGCCGAGCAGTTCATGGCCAGCGGGCTCGTGGCCATCCTCGTGGCGTCGACGCCCTTCTGGATGGTCGGCATCGAGGCCATCGCCGGCGGCGATCGCCTGACGCGCCGCACCATCGGCGGTCTGCTCGTGGGCTTCGGCGGCATCCTGCTCCTCGTGTGGCCCGATCTCACGCACGCGCTCACCGAGACAACGGGGCGGACGTGGGTCGGCGGTCTCATCGCCACGCAGCTGGCGGGTATCGGCTGGGCTGTCGGTTCCACGATCTCCAAGCAGCGCCTGCGCGACGTGGACCCGCTCGTTGCCTCGGCGTTCCAGATGCTGGCCGGCGGCCTCCTGATGCTCGTCGTCGGCGGGAGCCTCGGGGAGTTCGGCCGCCTGGCGTGGTCGGGCCGCACCATCGCCGCCGTCGTGTACCTGTTCTTCGCAGGCAGCCTCATCGGCTTCGTCGCGTACACGTACGCCCTGCGCCATCTGCCCATCTCGGTCGTGTCGCTGTACCCCTACGTCAACCCGATCGTCGCGGTCCTCCTGGGGACGTGGATCCTGCACGAGCCCCTCACCTGGCGTATCGCCGCCGCCATCGCCGTCATCCTCACGGGGTCGGCGATCGTGTCGCGCGGGCCAAAGGCCGGGCACCGGTCACCGGGCACCGGGCACCGGATCGAGCGGACGGCCTCGGAGAACGGCGCGCCCCGAGAAGGTCGGGAGTGCCACGATGCAGGGAGTGTCGGCGGCTGA
- a CDS encoding SDR family oxidoreductase: protein MAPTALITGGARMGATMARALAARGSDVALSYSRSASAIDAAVGDVVALGRRGCAFAADLRDAEACRSLVERATSWGGGLDVLVCLASIFERVPLDDLTPAIWREHLAVDLDASFHCANAAATVMRQRGAGHIILCSDWVAASARPRYTGYVPYYVAKSAIVALTEALALELAPHGIQVNAIAPGPILPAVGATDAMQAATMAATPVGHWGGPDALTHAVIALLDQEWVTGQVVRVDGGRHLA, encoded by the coding sequence ATGGCCCCCACCGCTCTCATCACAGGCGGCGCCCGCATGGGCGCGACGATGGCGCGGGCGTTGGCGGCGCGCGGGAGCGATGTCGCGCTGTCGTATTCGCGGTCAGCCAGTGCGATCGATGCGGCTGTCGGCGACGTCGTCGCGCTGGGCCGGCGCGGGTGCGCGTTCGCGGCCGACCTGCGCGATGCCGAGGCCTGCCGGTCGCTCGTCGAGCGCGCGACGTCCTGGGGCGGCGGGCTGGACGTCCTGGTCTGCCTCGCCTCGATCTTCGAACGCGTGCCGCTCGACGACCTCACGCCGGCCATCTGGCGTGAGCATCTTGCCGTCGACCTGGACGCGTCGTTCCACTGCGCGAACGCCGCGGCGACGGTCATGCGCCAGCGCGGCGCGGGGCACATCATCCTGTGCAGCGACTGGGTGGCCGCGAGCGCCCGCCCGCGCTACACCGGCTACGTTCCCTACTACGTCGCCAAGTCCGCCATCGTCGCGCTCACCGAGGCGCTGGCGCTCGAGCTCGCGCCGCACGGAATCCAGGTGAACGCCATCGCCCCGGGCCCCATCCTCCCCGCGGTCGGCGCCACCGATGCGATGCAGGCCGCTACGATGGCGGCCACTCCAGTGGGTCACTGGGGCGGCCCCGACGCCCTGACGCACGCCGTGATCGCGCTGCTCGACCAGGAGTGGGTCACCGGCCAGGTCGTCCGCGTCGACGGTGGCCGGCACCTCGCGTAG
- a CDS encoding VPDSG-CTERM sorting domain-containing protein: MRKIALAAAMALSLTASAAYAGPIVPAQSGPGNDVIGDGVWGYLNANVYLAGGPAYADVTYVGKEAGNTNTFSLTGASGSVNYSTASTGVGTTTNVLLNSGLINFSFTTNNPAATVFNGANVLPSSGGINFFVTFQLPGNPTSGQEIWLALDDQGAPDDNHDDMVIKIKLTNGGSFSVPDGGATLSLLGGALMGLGYLRRRLSL; the protein is encoded by the coding sequence ATGAGAAAGATTGCTCTCGCGGCAGCCATGGCGCTGTCGCTCACAGCGAGCGCCGCCTATGCCGGCCCGATCGTGCCCGCCCAGAGTGGCCCGGGCAACGACGTCATTGGCGATGGGGTGTGGGGATACCTCAACGCGAACGTCTACCTCGCTGGCGGCCCGGCCTACGCAGACGTGACCTATGTCGGCAAGGAAGCCGGCAACACCAACACGTTCTCGTTGACGGGGGCTAGCGGTTCGGTCAACTACAGCACCGCCAGCACGGGCGTGGGCACGACGACGAATGTCCTGCTCAATAGCGGGCTGATCAACTTCTCGTTCACGACGAACAATCCCGCTGCCACCGTATTCAACGGGGCGAACGTTCTGCCAAGCAGCGGCGGGATCAACTTCTTCGTCACCTTCCAGTTGCCCGGCAATCCGACGTCCGGTCAGGAGATCTGGCTCGCGCTGGATGATCAGGGTGCTCCCGACGACAACCACGACGATATGGTCATCAAGATCAAACTCACGAACGGGGGATCATTCTCCGTGCCCGACGGTGGGGCGACGCTCTCGCTGCTCGGCGGGGCGCTGATGGGCCTCGGCTACCTGCGTCGCAGGCTCAGCCTCTAA
- a CDS encoding aldo/keto reductase: MITRREWLTLTAGAAGAALAFDRALLLAQQPLITRAIPSSGEAIPIVGLGSSATFSQVARSEDVTALREVLKAFTDQGGTVFDTAPSYGASEEVAGRIAGELGITSKVFWATKVNVAGRGGGGADPAAARAQIEASFAKLKKPKVDLIQVHNLGDVPVQLGILKELKKEGRVRYIGVTSTNKSQYAELQTVMRNEPLDFIGVDYAIDNRDVESSILPLAQERKIGVLVYVPFGRTRLFKRVGDRQVPDWAQAVGAQTWGQFFLKYVAAHPAVTCVTPATSQAKNVLDNLAGGRGSLPDDATRKKMVEFIEALPSA, from the coding sequence ATGATCACTCGACGCGAATGGCTCACCCTCACGGCCGGAGCCGCTGGCGCAGCGCTGGCGTTCGACCGTGCGCTTCTTCTGGCTCAGCAGCCCCTCATCACCCGTGCCATCCCCTCTTCGGGCGAGGCCATCCCCATCGTCGGACTCGGAAGTTCGGCGACGTTCTCACAGGTGGCGCGCAGCGAGGACGTGACGGCGCTGCGTGAGGTGCTGAAGGCGTTCACCGACCAGGGCGGAACGGTGTTCGACACCGCACCGAGCTACGGCGCATCGGAGGAGGTGGCCGGACGCATCGCCGGCGAACTCGGCATCACGAGCAAGGTGTTCTGGGCCACGAAGGTCAACGTCGCGGGACGCGGCGGTGGCGGTGCCGATCCGGCGGCCGCGCGCGCGCAGATCGAGGCGTCGTTCGCGAAGCTGAAGAAGCCGAAGGTCGACCTGATCCAGGTCCACAACCTCGGCGACGTGCCGGTACAACTCGGCATCCTGAAGGAATTGAAGAAGGAAGGGCGCGTGCGCTACATCGGCGTCACGTCCACCAACAAGTCGCAGTACGCCGAGCTCCAGACGGTGATGCGCAACGAGCCGCTCGACTTCATCGGCGTCGACTACGCGATCGATAACCGCGACGTCGAGTCGTCGATCCTGCCGCTCGCGCAGGAGCGCAAGATCGGCGTGTTGGTGTACGTGCCGTTCGGCAGGACGCGCCTCTTCAAGCGCGTGGGCGATCGTCAGGTGCCCGACTGGGCGCAGGCCGTGGGCGCGCAAACGTGGGGGCAGTTCTTCCTGAAGTACGTGGCGGCCCACCCGGCCGTGACGTGCGTCACGCCTGCCACGAGTCAGGCCAAGAACGTGCTGGACAACCTCGCCGGCGGCCGCGGCTCGCTGCCCGACGATGCCACGCGCAAGAAGATGGTCGAGTTCATCGAAGCGCTCCCGAGCGCGTGA
- a CDS encoding glycine C-acetyltransferase, whose amino-acid sequence MRLDPLAYLGDQLDDLKAQGLYRHLRVLESEARSTSVYDGRSVVNLSSNNYLGLTTHPKLKEKAIRATEEFGVGSGAVRTISGTMAMHVELERRLAEFKQTEAVVVFQSGFTSNAGTVASILTRDDAIVSDELNHASIIDGARLSRATIKVFPHADADAARRILGELPSGQRKLLITDGVFSMDGDLGPLPALCEAAEAYGAIMMVDDAHASGVFGRNGRGTVDHFGMHGRVDIQVGTLSKAIGSLGGYVAGNRNLIEFLHHRARPFLFSTSHPPSVTATCLAALDLLLEEPEIIDRLWDNTRFFKAGLRELGFDTGISESPITPVMIGEGAKAMQFSDRLFDEGVFAMGIAFPTVARDKARVRTIVSAAHSREELQFALDVFGKVGREMGII is encoded by the coding sequence ATGCGCCTCGACCCGCTCGCCTACCTTGGTGACCAACTCGACGACCTCAAGGCTCAAGGGCTCTACCGCCACCTGCGCGTGCTCGAGAGCGAGGCGCGGTCCACCTCCGTCTACGACGGCCGTTCTGTCGTCAACCTGTCGTCCAACAACTACCTCGGCCTCACGACGCACCCGAAGTTGAAGGAGAAGGCCATCCGGGCCACCGAGGAGTTCGGCGTGGGGTCGGGCGCCGTGCGCACCATCTCGGGGACGATGGCGATGCACGTGGAGCTCGAGCGTCGGCTCGCCGAGTTCAAGCAGACCGAAGCCGTCGTCGTCTTCCAGAGCGGGTTCACGTCGAACGCGGGCACGGTCGCGTCGATCCTCACGCGCGACGACGCGATCGTTTCCGACGAACTGAACCACGCGAGCATCATCGACGGCGCGCGCCTCAGTCGTGCGACGATCAAGGTCTTCCCGCACGCCGACGCCGACGCCGCACGCCGCATCCTCGGCGAGTTGCCGTCCGGTCAGCGTAAGCTTCTCATTACCGACGGCGTCTTCAGCATGGACGGCGATCTCGGTCCGCTGCCCGCGCTCTGCGAAGCGGCCGAAGCCTACGGCGCGATCATGATGGTCGACGATGCGCACGCGAGCGGCGTGTTCGGGCGCAACGGGCGCGGCACCGTGGATCACTTCGGGATGCACGGCCGCGTGGACATCCAGGTAGGCACGCTCTCGAAGGCCATCGGATCGCTCGGCGGCTACGTGGCCGGCAACAGGAACCTGATCGAGTTCCTGCACCATCGCGCGCGGCCGTTCCTGTTCTCGACGTCGCACCCGCCGTCGGTGACGGCCACCTGTCTCGCGGCGCTCGACCTGCTGCTCGAAGAGCCGGAGATCATCGATCGCCTCTGGGACAACACGCGGTTCTTCAAGGCCGGACTTCGGGAGCTCGGGTTCGACACCGGCATCAGCGAAAGCCCGATCACGCCGGTGATGATCGGCGAGGGCGCCAAGGCGATGCAGTTCTCGGATCGCCTGTTCGACGAGGGCGTGTTCGCGATGGGGATCGCCTTCCCGACCGTGGCGCGCGACAAGGCGCGCGTGCGCACGATCGTCTCGGCGGCGCACTCGCGCGAGGAACTCCAGTTCGCGCTCGACGTCTTCGGCAAGGTGGGCCGGGAGATGGGGATTATCTAG
- a CDS encoding PP2C family protein-serine/threonine phosphatase has product MGRRTSKDGTRGLGDRARALVDDYTRDLTARDLQRVFTRETRDMVAFFTQGTDQAGTTQRDLLRHPIRHARRFFHAFAMRLTAARRALYAAAVILFALGIFDGFTPDSGEPIWASGVVKLLLAFGLIHLVLLLEVADRLTLKHELTVARDIQRAMLPAGTLTSGSLEAHGETRPANTVGGDFYDILSRADGRLLLVLGDVAGKGTPAALLMALFLAMTRTLLDEALSPAALALRLNDQLLRHAPRSRFITAVIALCDPQTGEVRYVNAGQNPPMVRRASGGIEWLAPTGMALGLSRRAAYEEAVITLAPGDLLLAYSDGITEAASPSGEPFDEAGLRTLANHLAGLRAGLVARRVIDEVAAHTDDSALFDDLTVLVCQRTR; this is encoded by the coding sequence ATGGGCAGGAGAACGTCGAAGGACGGCACGCGCGGGTTGGGCGATCGGGCGCGGGCGCTCGTCGACGACTACACGCGCGACCTGACGGCGCGCGATCTGCAGCGCGTGTTCACGCGGGAAACGCGCGACATGGTCGCGTTCTTCACGCAGGGCACCGATCAGGCAGGGACCACGCAGCGCGATCTGCTGCGCCATCCGATCCGGCACGCCCGCCGGTTCTTCCACGCGTTCGCGATGCGGCTGACGGCCGCGCGCCGCGCCCTGTACGCCGCGGCCGTCATCCTCTTCGCGCTCGGCATCTTCGACGGGTTCACACCCGACTCCGGTGAGCCGATCTGGGCATCCGGCGTCGTCAAGCTGCTGCTGGCATTCGGGCTGATCCACCTGGTCCTGCTGCTGGAGGTGGCCGATCGCCTCACGCTGAAGCACGAGCTGACAGTCGCGCGCGACATCCAGCGCGCGATGCTGCCGGCCGGTACGCTCACGTCGGGGTCGCTCGAGGCGCACGGCGAGACGCGGCCCGCCAACACCGTCGGCGGCGACTTCTACGACATCCTCTCCCGGGCCGACGGCCGTTTGCTGCTGGTGCTCGGCGACGTGGCGGGCAAGGGCACGCCCGCGGCGCTGCTGATGGCGTTGTTCCTCGCCATGACGCGCACGCTGCTCGACGAGGCGCTCTCGCCCGCCGCGCTCGCGCTGCGGCTCAACGACCAGTTGCTGCGCCACGCCCCGCGTTCGCGCTTCATCACGGCGGTCATCGCGCTGTGCGATCCGCAGACGGGCGAGGTGCGGTACGTGAACGCCGGGCAGAACCCGCCGATGGTCAGGCGCGCGTCCGGCGGGATCGAATGGCTGGCGCCGACGGGCATGGCGCTCGGCCTCTCGCGCAGGGCCGCGTACGAGGAGGCCGTCATCACGTTGGCGCCGGGTGATCTCCTGCTGGCCTACAGCGACGGCATCACCGAGGCTGCCTCGCCGTCGGGCGAGCCGTTCGACGAAGCGGGCCTGCGCACGCTGGCGAATCATCTTGCCGGCCTCCGCGCCGGGCTCGTCGCCCGCCGCGTGATCGACGAGGTCGCCGCTCACACGGATGACTCGGCCCTGTTCGACGACCTCACCGTGCTGGTCTGCCAGCGGACGAGGTGA